One Cellulomonas sp. NS3 genomic region harbors:
- a CDS encoding 4'-phosphopantetheinyl transferase family protein: MAEPVVVDVWTAGAGTAVTPAQATVLDDAERARAGALPPPAAERFVLGRVLLRGVLAERLGCAPATVGLRARCVRCGGAHGRVRVVGPPREHHVSLTRSGPLVAVALTVAGPVGVDVESTSAVSAAPVDGVLLSPAELAGHRALPAHAAEAALARVWVRKEAALKALGTGLVADPSAWALGPPPAGARGVDAVAPGGVVVADLDVGPGRAGAVAVLGPAAPDLIVRCQDGRSVLDALRS, translated from the coding sequence GTGGCGGAGCCGGTGGTCGTGGACGTGTGGACGGCGGGGGCCGGCACGGCCGTGACCCCGGCGCAGGCCACGGTGCTCGACGACGCCGAGCGCGCACGGGCCGGCGCCCTCCCGCCGCCGGCCGCCGAGCGGTTCGTGCTCGGGCGGGTGCTGCTCCGCGGGGTGCTGGCGGAGCGGCTCGGGTGTGCCCCGGCGACGGTCGGGCTGCGGGCGCGGTGCGTGCGGTGCGGCGGGGCGCACGGCCGGGTCCGCGTCGTCGGCCCGCCGCGGGAGCACCACGTCAGCCTCACCCGGTCGGGCCCGCTGGTGGCGGTCGCGCTGACGGTCGCGGGCCCGGTCGGGGTCGACGTCGAGTCGACGTCCGCGGTGTCGGCCGCCCCGGTCGACGGTGTGCTGCTCTCGCCCGCGGAGCTCGCCGGGCACCGCGCGCTCCCGGCGCACGCGGCGGAGGCCGCGCTGGCCCGGGTCTGGGTGCGCAAGGAGGCGGCGCTCAAGGCCCTCGGCACCGGGCTCGTGGCGGACCCGTCGGCGTGGGCGCTCGGCCCTCCACCGGCCGGGGCGCGCGGCGTCGACGCGGTCGCGCCGGGGGGTGTCGTCGTCGCCGACCTCGACGTGGGGCCCGGACGGGCCGGGGCCGTCGCGGTCCTGGGTCCCGCGGCGCCCGACCTCATCGTCCGGTGTCAGGACGGCAGGTCGGTCCTCGACGCCCTGAGGAGCTGA